One Pseudomonas sp. MH9.2 DNA segment encodes these proteins:
- the ribA gene encoding GTP cyclohydrolase II, whose protein sequence is MPVVFVAASKLPTPFAQFTMHGFLEQATGREHLVLSLGDVADGEPVLGRLHSECLTGDALFSQRCDCGSQLEAALRAIAAEGRGVLLYLRQEGRGIGLLNKIRAYELQDGGADTVEANERLGFAADQRDYAICLPMLEHMGVKSLRLMTNNPRKVKALTDMGITVAERVPLHTGHNPHNKVYLATKAGKLGHMMGNEHLDEADRA, encoded by the coding sequence GTGCCCGTCGTCTTTGTTGCCGCTTCCAAGCTACCCACCCCTTTTGCGCAATTTACCATGCACGGTTTTCTCGAGCAGGCAACCGGGCGTGAGCACCTCGTACTCAGCCTCGGTGATGTGGCTGATGGCGAGCCAGTGCTGGGCCGATTGCATTCCGAGTGCCTGACCGGTGATGCCCTGTTCAGTCAGCGCTGCGACTGCGGCTCGCAACTGGAAGCTGCGTTGCGTGCCATTGCTGCTGAAGGTCGCGGCGTGTTGCTGTATCTGCGACAGGAAGGCCGCGGCATTGGTTTGCTGAACAAAATCCGCGCCTATGAGTTGCAGGACGGCGGCGCCGACACCGTTGAAGCCAACGAACGTCTGGGCTTCGCCGCCGATCAGCGTGATTACGCGATCTGCCTGCCGATGCTCGAACACATGGGTGTCAAATCCCTGCGCTTGATGACGAACAACCCGCGTAAGGTCAAAGCCTTGACCGACATGGGGATTACCGTTGCCGAGCGCGTGCCGCTGCACACCGGGCATAACCCGCACAACAAAGTCTACCTGGCGACCAAGGCCGGCAAGCTCGGCCACATGATGGGCAACGAGCATCTGGACGAGGCAGATCGCGCGTGA
- a CDS encoding phosphatidylglycerophosphatase A, giving the protein MTDHPKQVPADQVPPSVWTNPWHFLAFGFGSGTLPKAPGTWGSLVALPFIPLWQMLPDWGYWLMLGITMLFGFWLCGKVADDLRVHDHEGIVWDEMVGMWITLWLVPEGWYWLLAGFLMFRFFDILKPWPIRWIDQNVHGGVGIMLDDVLAGVFAWLGMQALMWAFA; this is encoded by the coding sequence GTGACAGATCATCCAAAGCAGGTCCCTGCGGATCAGGTTCCACCCTCGGTGTGGACCAATCCCTGGCATTTTCTGGCGTTCGGTTTCGGCTCCGGTACGCTGCCCAAGGCGCCAGGTACCTGGGGCTCCCTGGTCGCCCTGCCGTTCATTCCTCTGTGGCAAATGCTGCCCGATTGGGGCTATTGGCTGATGCTGGGCATCACCATGCTGTTCGGCTTCTGGCTGTGCGGCAAGGTCGCCGATGACCTGCGTGTGCACGACCACGAAGGCATCGTCTGGGACGAAATGGTCGGAATGTGGATAACCCTTTGGCTGGTACCGGAAGGATGGTACTGGTTGTTGGCGGGGTTTTTGATGTTCCGCTTCTTCGACATTCTCAAGCCGTGGCCGATTCGCTGGATCGATCAAAACGTACACGGCGGCGTGGGAATCATGCTCGACGATGTGCTGGCCGGCGTTTTTGCCTGGCTGGGGATGCAGGCGCTCATGTGGGCATTCGCTTAA
- a CDS encoding TonB-dependent receptor domain-containing protein — MTLRRLALTLSLFPATHALAETLERDAALKLPDMLISANRQVEERSTSSAASSVFTREDIERLQPSSVNDLLSRVPGVQVAPSGGRGSLPGIFIRGTKSAQSLVLVDGQRIANATSADSNLQFLSVDQIERVEVLRGSRSVIYGADAIGGVIQIFTRRGAEQGLKPRLKVGYGSNNSWQHSMGLSGGDQQTHFNLGVSLDETAGFNRSQRSFASDGDDDAYRNKSLNLNLSHQLGDDIEIGLNLLDNRGKTEFDNSFGRYDPATQSSVGQKPYSKFDLSSVSTYFDVRLTERWKSRLELGHSENRDTSLDTLSDDRSVFNTYRDSANWQNTLTLNDRHSLILGTDWYEDRVNSSTVFDEDSRWNRAAFIQHRYQSEHFSTELGLRHDQNQQFGGQNTWSGTLTVPINPDNDVLLSYSEGFRAPTFNDLYYPDFSNPNLKPEHSKSYELQWRSRLTEASRLEASLYRTDLQDEIELDSNYRPQNLASARINGFEAALHQELFGWQSSLGLAIIDPRNRDTGHTLSRRARRTFSLDMDRQFDRLGLGATWQAISHSYNDENNLQPIGGYALFGLRSSWAASNEVKLELKLDNALDRRYSRTLYSFEGNNYGYREEGRTWMLSLTWTPEL; from the coding sequence ATGACTCTGCGCCGCCTTGCCCTGACCCTTTCGTTATTCCCCGCCACGCATGCGCTGGCCGAGACCCTTGAACGCGATGCCGCGCTGAAACTGCCGGACATGCTGATCAGCGCCAACCGCCAGGTTGAAGAGCGCAGTACCAGCAGCGCCGCGAGCAGCGTATTCACCCGCGAAGACATCGAGCGCCTGCAACCCAGCAGCGTCAACGACCTGCTCAGCCGCGTGCCCGGCGTGCAAGTCGCACCGAGCGGCGGTCGCGGCAGCCTCCCGGGGATTTTCATTCGCGGGACCAAGTCGGCGCAGAGCCTGGTACTGGTCGACGGACAACGCATCGCCAATGCCACCTCGGCTGACAGCAATCTGCAGTTTCTCAGCGTCGATCAGATCGAGCGGGTGGAAGTGCTGCGCGGCTCACGCTCGGTGATCTACGGCGCAGACGCGATTGGCGGGGTGATTCAGATCTTTACCCGGCGTGGCGCCGAGCAGGGACTTAAGCCACGGTTAAAGGTGGGTTACGGCAGCAATAATAGCTGGCAGCACAGCATGGGACTGTCCGGGGGCGATCAGCAGACGCATTTCAACCTTGGCGTCAGCCTTGATGAAACCGCCGGGTTCAACCGGTCCCAGCGGTCTTTCGCCAGCGACGGCGATGACGATGCCTATCGCAACAAATCGCTGAACCTGAACCTCAGCCATCAGCTCGGCGACGACATCGAGATCGGCCTGAACCTGCTGGATAACCGCGGCAAGACCGAGTTCGATAACAGCTTCGGCCGCTATGATCCCGCCACGCAGAGCAGCGTCGGGCAAAAGCCCTACAGCAAGTTCGACCTGAGCAGCGTCAGTACCTATTTCGACGTGCGACTCACCGAGCGCTGGAAATCCCGCCTGGAGCTGGGCCACAGCGAAAACCGCGACACGTCCCTCGACACGCTCAGCGACGACCGCAGCGTCTTCAATACCTACAGGGACTCGGCCAACTGGCAGAACACCCTGACGCTCAATGATCGGCACAGCCTGATACTGGGCACCGATTGGTACGAAGATCGGGTCAACAGCAGCACGGTATTCGATGAAGACAGCCGCTGGAATCGTGCCGCGTTTATCCAGCATCGCTATCAGAGCGAACATTTTTCAACGGAGCTTGGGCTCCGTCATGATCAGAACCAGCAGTTCGGCGGACAGAACACCTGGAGCGGCACGCTGACGGTGCCGATTAATCCCGACAACGATGTGCTGCTTTCGTACAGCGAAGGGTTTCGTGCACCGACCTTTAACGACCTGTACTACCCCGACTTCAGCAATCCCAACCTGAAGCCCGAGCATTCAAAAAGCTACGAACTGCAATGGCGCAGCCGCCTGACCGAGGCCAGTCGCCTGGAAGCATCGCTGTACCGCACCGACTTGCAGGACGAAATTGAGCTGGACAGCAACTACCGCCCGCAAAACCTCGCCTCGGCACGAATCAACGGCTTCGAAGCCGCGCTGCATCAAGAGCTGTTCGGCTGGCAAAGCAGCTTGGGGCTGGCGATTATCGACCCGCGCAACCGTGACACCGGCCATACCCTGAGCCGCCGTGCCCGACGCACGTTCAGCCTGGATATGGATCGTCAATTCGACCGGCTGGGCCTGGGCGCCACCTGGCAAGCCATCAGCCACAGCTACAACGACGAGAACAACCTGCAGCCCATCGGCGGTTACGCCCTGTTCGGCTTGCGCAGCAGTTGGGCGGCGAGTAATGAAGTCAAACTGGAACTGAAACTCGATAACGCTCTGGACAGACGCTACAGTCGAACGCTCTACAGCTTCGAAGGCAACAACTACGGCTATCGCGAAGAAGGCCGCACCTGGATGCTGAGTTTGACCTGGACACCGGAGTTGTAG
- the dxs gene encoding 1-deoxy-D-xylulose-5-phosphate synthase — MPTTFKEIPRERPTTPLLDRAATPDGLRRLGEAELETLADELRQELLYTVGQTGGHFGAGLGVIELTIALHYVFDTPDDRLVWDVGHQAYPHKILTGRRHRMGSLRQKDGIAAFPRRSESEYDTFGVGHSSTSISAALGMALASRLQGSSRKSIAVIGDGALTAGMAFEALNHAPEVAADMLVILNDNDMSISRNVGGLSNYLAKILSSRTYASMREGSKKVLSRLPGAWEIARRTEEYAKGMLVPGTLFEELGWNYIGPIDGHDLPTLIATLRNMRDLKGPQFLHVVTKKGKGFAPAEADPIGYHAITKLEPLDAPAVAPKKASGPKYSGVFGQWLCDMAQADPRLVGITPAMKEGSDLVEFSERYPARYFDVAIAEQHAVTLAAGMACEGAKPVVAIYSTFLQRGYDQLIHDVAVQNLDVLFAIDRAGLVGEDGPTHAGSFDLSYLRCIPGMLVMTPSDENELRKMLSTGFLHSGPAAVRYPRGTGPNALIDSSLEPLKIGKGVVRRIGQNVAILVFGVQLAEALKVAETLDATVVDMRFVKPLDEALVREMAASHTLLVTIEENAIMGGAGAAVSEFLARENILKSVLHLGLPDSYVEHAKPAQMLAECGLDAPGIEASIQQRLHLIEQASR, encoded by the coding sequence ATGCCCACGACGTTCAAAGAGATTCCCCGCGAGCGCCCCACTACGCCCCTGCTCGACCGCGCGGCAACGCCGGACGGCTTGCGTCGGTTGGGTGAGGCTGAGTTGGAAACCCTGGCTGATGAACTGCGCCAGGAGTTGCTCTACACCGTCGGCCAGACCGGCGGGCATTTTGGTGCCGGCCTGGGTGTCATCGAGCTGACTATCGCGCTGCACTACGTCTTCGATACCCCGGACGACCGCCTGGTCTGGGACGTGGGCCATCAGGCCTACCCACACAAAATTCTCACGGGCCGTCGGCACCGGATGGGCAGCCTGCGTCAGAAGGACGGCATCGCAGCCTTCCCGCGTCGCAGCGAGAGCGAGTACGACACCTTTGGTGTTGGCCACTCCAGCACGTCCATCAGCGCAGCGCTGGGCATGGCCCTGGCTTCCCGCCTGCAAGGCAGTTCGCGCAAGTCCATCGCCGTGATCGGTGACGGCGCCCTGACAGCCGGTATGGCCTTCGAGGCGCTGAACCATGCGCCGGAAGTGGCCGCCGACATGCTGGTGATCCTCAACGACAACGACATGTCGATCTCGCGCAACGTCGGCGGGCTGTCGAATTACCTGGCGAAAATCCTCTCGAGCCGCACTTACGCAAGCATGCGTGAAGGCAGCAAAAAAGTGCTGTCGCGCTTGCCTGGCGCGTGGGAAATCGCCCGTCGTACCGAAGAATATGCCAAAGGCATGCTGGTCCCCGGCACCTTGTTCGAAGAGCTAGGCTGGAACTACATCGGCCCGATCGACGGCCATGACCTGCCGACGCTGATCGCGACGCTGCGCAACATGCGTGACCTCAAAGGCCCACAGTTCCTGCACGTGGTCACCAAAAAAGGCAAAGGTTTCGCCCCGGCGGAAGCGGACCCGATTGGCTACCACGCGATTACCAAGCTCGAGCCTCTGGACGCCCCGGCCGTTGCACCGAAAAAAGCCAGCGGGCCGAAGTATTCCGGTGTGTTTGGCCAATGGCTGTGCGACATGGCCCAGGCCGACCCACGCCTGGTCGGCATAACGCCCGCCATGAAAGAAGGCTCGGACCTGGTCGAGTTCAGCGAACGCTACCCGGCGCGCTACTTCGACGTCGCCATCGCCGAGCAGCATGCGGTCACGCTGGCGGCGGGCATGGCCTGCGAAGGCGCCAAGCCGGTGGTGGCGATCTACTCCACCTTCCTGCAACGCGGCTACGACCAGTTGATCCATGACGTGGCCGTGCAGAACCTCGACGTGCTGTTCGCCATCGACCGCGCAGGTCTGGTGGGTGAAGACGGTCCGACCCACGCTGGCAGCTTCGATCTGTCTTACCTGCGCTGCATTCCCGGCATGCTGGTCATGACCCCCAGCGACGAGAATGAACTGCGCAAAATGCTCAGCACCGGTTTCCTGCATTCAGGCCCGGCGGCGGTGCGTTACCCACGCGGCACCGGCCCGAATGCGCTGATCGACAGCAGCCTTGAACCGCTGAAAATCGGCAAAGGCGTGGTGCGTCGCATCGGTCAGAACGTCGCGATACTGGTGTTTGGCGTGCAACTGGCCGAAGCCCTCAAGGTCGCCGAAACGCTGGATGCCACCGTCGTCGACATGCGTTTCGTCAAACCACTGGATGAAGCGCTGGTTCGAGAGATGGCGGCCAGTCATACCTTGCTGGTAACGATCGAAGAGAACGCGATCATGGGTGGCGCGGGCGCTGCGGTCAGCGAGTTTCTCGCCCGCGAAAACATCCTCAAGTCGGTGCTGCACCTGGGCTTGCCGGACAGCTACGTCGAGCACGCCAAGCCTGCGCAAATGCTGGCTGAATGCGGGCTGGATGCGCCGGGTATCGAAGCATCGATCCAACAGCGTCTGCACCTGATCGAACAGGCTTCACGCTAA
- the nusB gene encoding transcription antitermination factor NusB translates to MISDESDQFNPRDEKDPAVAKSKSAKRREARQLATQALYQWHMAGHSINEIEAQFRVDNDFTNVDATYFSELLHGVPSNKTEIDTALVPCLDITLEELDPVELAILRLSTYELLKRVDVPYRVVINEGIELAKVYGSTDGHKFVNGVLDKLAPRLREAEVKAYKR, encoded by the coding sequence ATGATTTCCGACGAAAGCGACCAGTTCAACCCGCGCGACGAAAAAGATCCTGCAGTCGCCAAGAGCAAAAGCGCCAAGCGTCGCGAAGCGCGTCAGCTTGCGACTCAGGCGTTGTATCAGTGGCACATGGCTGGTCATTCGATCAATGAAATCGAGGCGCAGTTTCGCGTCGATAACGATTTCACTAATGTCGATGCCACGTATTTCAGTGAATTGCTGCACGGTGTACCGTCCAACAAGACCGAGATCGATACGGCTCTCGTGCCTTGCCTGGACATCACCCTCGAAGAGCTTGACCCGGTTGAACTGGCGATATTGCGTCTGTCCACCTACGAGCTGCTCAAGCGTGTCGACGTGCCGTATCGCGTTGTGATCAACGAAGGCATCGAGCTGGCGAAAGTCTACGGCTCCACTGACGGCCACAAATTCGTCAATGGCGTTCTGGACAAACTGGCTCCTCGCTTGCGCGAAGCCGAAGTGAAGGCTTACAAGCGCTAA
- a CDS encoding SfnB family sulfur acquisition oxidoreductase, with amino-acid sequence MSSLPKVDTASPSDPYLQIQSKTPATRLESEAQAINAAKRLASQFAQETIQRDRERRLPFAELDAYSQSGLWSIVVPKQFGGLGASYRTVAKVFKLIAAADASLGQLPQNHFVILVHIALDGTEEQKRFFFDLALSGTRFGNAFSERGGRNVAEFQTKISAEGDDFIVEGQKFFSTGALLAHWIPIVAVNDEGLPHLAIVPRDTSGLKVVNDWSSFGLRTTASGTVLIDKVRVPASHVIPIWRAFANPTAAGPISQFLQAAIDAGLARSALEDTLKYVRSFTRPWIDSGQEKATEDPYILQQIGDIQVRLRAAEAVLDLAADAIDHALLDPSEDSVAVASIRTAEAKILTTEAAILASNKLFELAGTRATLEEYGLDRHWRNARTHTLHDPVRWKFHAIGNYVLNEIKPPRHPWL; translated from the coding sequence ATGAGCTCATTACCTAAAGTCGATACTGCCAGCCCGAGCGATCCGTACCTGCAGATCCAATCCAAAACACCCGCCACTCGCCTGGAAAGCGAGGCCCAGGCCATCAATGCCGCCAAGCGCCTAGCCAGCCAGTTCGCTCAGGAAACCATCCAGCGCGACCGCGAACGCCGACTGCCATTCGCCGAGCTGGACGCTTATTCGCAAAGCGGCCTGTGGAGCATCGTCGTGCCCAAACAGTTCGGCGGTTTAGGGGCCAGTTACCGTACCGTGGCCAAAGTCTTCAAATTGATCGCGGCCGCCGACGCCTCGCTAGGCCAATTGCCACAGAACCATTTCGTCATTCTCGTCCACATCGCGCTGGACGGTACTGAGGAGCAGAAGCGCTTTTTCTTCGACCTCGCGCTGTCCGGCACTCGTTTCGGCAATGCCTTCTCCGAACGTGGCGGGCGCAACGTTGCAGAGTTCCAGACCAAAATCAGCGCAGAGGGCGACGACTTTATCGTCGAAGGGCAGAAGTTTTTCTCCACCGGCGCCTTGCTGGCGCACTGGATTCCTATCGTCGCGGTCAATGATGAAGGCTTGCCGCATCTGGCCATCGTCCCGCGCGATACCTCGGGGCTCAAGGTGGTCAACGACTGGTCCAGCTTCGGCCTGCGGACCACCGCAAGTGGCACGGTGTTGATCGACAAGGTCCGCGTGCCGGCCAGTCATGTGATCCCGATCTGGCGCGCATTTGCCAACCCTACAGCTGCCGGGCCGATCTCCCAGTTTCTCCAGGCAGCCATCGACGCCGGTCTGGCCCGTAGCGCGCTGGAAGACACCCTGAAATATGTGCGCAGTTTCACTCGCCCCTGGATCGATTCAGGTCAGGAAAAGGCCACTGAAGACCCGTATATCCTGCAACAAATCGGCGACATCCAGGTGCGCCTGCGCGCCGCGGAAGCGGTCCTTGATCTGGCTGCCGACGCCATTGACCATGCCTTGCTCGATCCGAGCGAAGACAGCGTCGCAGTGGCCTCGATCCGCACCGCAGAAGCCAAGATACTCACCACCGAGGCCGCCATCCTGGCCAGCAACAAGTTATTTGAGCTGGCGGGCACCCGCGCCACGCTGGAGGAATACGGCCTCGACCGCCACTGGCGAAACGCACGCACCCATACCCTGCACGACCCCGTGCGCTGGAAATTCCACGCCATCGGCAACTATGTCCTGAACGAGATCAAGCCGCCGCGTCATCCCTGGCTGTAA
- a CDS encoding farnesyl diphosphate synthase, translated as MISTYQARSQARVNAALDGLFQAPSPELTRLYAAMRYSVMNGGKRVRPLLAYAACEALGANPELANGAACAVELIHAYSLVHDDLPAMDDDDLRRGQPTTHKAFDEACAILAGDGLQSLAFSALLDSALSPQDTETRLNMVSTLALAAGPAGMVGGQAIDLGSVGLKLDQAALAFMHRHKTGALIEASVKLGALASGRAEKADLKALQIYAQAIGLAFQVQDDILDVESDTATLGKRQGADIARDKPTYPSLLGLEAAKGYALELRDQALQALRPFDASAEPLRELARYIVERRS; from the coding sequence ATGATTTCCACCTATCAGGCCCGCAGTCAGGCCCGCGTCAATGCGGCGCTGGATGGCCTGTTCCAGGCACCAAGCCCCGAACTGACCCGACTGTATGCTGCCATGCGCTACAGCGTGATGAACGGCGGCAAGCGTGTCCGGCCGCTGCTCGCTTATGCTGCCTGCGAAGCCTTGGGCGCCAACCCGGAGCTTGCCAACGGCGCGGCCTGCGCGGTGGAACTGATCCACGCTTACTCGCTGGTGCATGACGATTTACCGGCGATGGACGACGACGATCTGCGTCGCGGCCAACCCACTACCCATAAAGCCTTCGATGAAGCCTGCGCGATTCTTGCCGGTGACGGTCTGCAAAGCCTGGCATTCAGCGCATTACTCGACTCCGCGTTGTCGCCGCAAGATACCGAAACCCGCTTGAACATGGTCAGCACCCTGGCCCTGGCCGCAGGCCCGGCGGGCATGGTCGGTGGTCAGGCCATTGATTTGGGCTCCGTGGGCCTCAAGCTCGATCAGGCCGCCCTGGCCTTCATGCACCGGCATAAAACCGGTGCCTTGATCGAAGCCAGTGTAAAGCTCGGCGCTCTGGCCAGTGGCCGCGCCGAGAAAGCCGACCTCAAAGCCCTGCAAATTTATGCACAGGCCATTGGTCTGGCCTTTCAGGTGCAGGACGACATTCTCGACGTCGAAAGCGATACCGCCACCCTCGGTAAACGCCAGGGCGCCGATATTGCCCGCGACAAACCGACCTATCCGTCTCTGTTGGGCCTGGAAGCTGCCAAAGGCTACGCTCTGGAGCTACGTGATCAGGCGCTGCAGGCCCTGCGACCTTTCGACGCGTCGGCGGAGCCCTTGCGCGAACTTGCCCGCTATATCGTTGAGCGCCGTAGCTGA
- the ribE gene encoding 6,7-dimethyl-8-ribityllumazine synthase, with amino-acid sequence MTLKTIEGTFIAPQGRYALVVGRFNSFVVESLVSGAVDALVRHGVSESDITIIRAPGAFEIPLVVQKVAQRSEYVAIIALGAVIRGGTPHFEYVAGECVKGLSQVSMEFGVPVSFGVLTVDTIEQAIERSGTKAGNKGAEAALCAIEMVSLLSQLEAK; translated from the coding sequence ATGACCCTGAAGACCATCGAAGGTACCTTCATCGCTCCCCAAGGCCGCTACGCCCTGGTGGTTGGCCGTTTCAACAGCTTCGTCGTCGAAAGCCTGGTGAGCGGTGCCGTTGATGCACTGGTTCGCCATGGCGTGAGCGAAAGCGACATCACCATCATCCGCGCGCCGGGTGCCTTCGAAATTCCGCTGGTAGTGCAAAAAGTTGCTCAGCGCAGCGAATACGTCGCGATCATCGCCCTGGGCGCTGTGATCCGTGGCGGTACGCCGCACTTCGAATACGTGGCAGGCGAATGCGTCAAAGGCCTGTCTCAGGTTTCCATGGAGTTTGGCGTGCCGGTATCTTTCGGCGTGTTGACGGTTGACACCATCGAGCAAGCCATCGAGCGTTCCGGCACCAAGGCCGGTAACAAAGGCGCCGAAGCTGCACTGTGTGCTATCGAAATGGTCAGCCTGCTTTCTCAGCTGGAGGCCAAATGA
- the thiL gene encoding thiamine-phosphate kinase, with amino-acid sequence MGEFELIRNFFAAAPCAQTGEGVVLGIGDDCALLAVPPGEQLAISTDTLVVGVHFPEACDPFLLGQRALAVAASDLAAMGATPLAFTLALTLPDVDPDWLQAFAHGLNLMAQSCSLSLVGGDTTRGPLSLTMTVFGRVPAGQALTRSGARPGDLLCVGGPLGDAAGALPLVLNQRSAEASIAHALLAQYWSPQPQLALGLALRGKATAALDISDGLLADCGHIALASGVRVVVERDALPLSAPLTTFLGLEAARNAALSGGDDYVLAFTLPASQLAGLLAAGFSVHVVGRVVAGQGVALIDGAGQDVTPSTRGYQHFRETP; translated from the coding sequence ATGGGTGAGTTCGAGCTGATCCGCAATTTTTTCGCCGCTGCGCCGTGTGCGCAGACGGGTGAGGGAGTCGTATTGGGGATCGGCGACGACTGCGCCTTGCTGGCGGTGCCGCCCGGCGAACAGCTAGCGATTTCTACCGACACCCTGGTTGTCGGGGTGCACTTCCCCGAGGCCTGCGATCCCTTCCTGCTAGGTCAACGTGCCCTCGCGGTGGCTGCCAGCGATCTGGCCGCCATGGGCGCAACCCCACTGGCATTCACCCTCGCCCTGACACTGCCCGACGTCGATCCTGACTGGCTGCAAGCCTTTGCGCACGGTCTGAACCTGATGGCGCAGAGCTGCTCGCTGAGCCTGGTGGGTGGCGACACCACCCGTGGGCCATTGAGCCTGACCATGACCGTGTTTGGACGCGTTCCTGCGGGTCAGGCGCTGACCCGCAGTGGCGCTCGACCGGGTGATCTACTGTGTGTCGGTGGTCCACTGGGCGATGCGGCGGGAGCGTTGCCATTGGTGTTGAACCAGCGCAGTGCCGAGGCCTCTATCGCTCACGCGTTGCTGGCGCAATACTGGTCGCCGCAGCCACAGTTGGCGCTGGGTCTGGCCTTGCGCGGCAAGGCCACGGCGGCGCTGGATATCTCCGATGGGCTATTGGCCGATTGTGGGCATATTGCCTTGGCCTCCGGCGTGCGTGTGGTGGTCGAGCGCGATGCGTTGCCTCTGTCAGCCCCCCTCACAACGTTTCTTGGGCTGGAAGCAGCTCGGAACGCGGCGCTTAGCGGGGGCGATGATTATGTCCTGGCGTTTACGCTGCCAGCGTCGCAACTGGCCGGGCTGCTCGCCGCCGGATTTTCGGTGCATGTGGTCGGTCGGGTTGTGGCGGGGCAGGGTGTGGCCTTGATCGATGGCGCTGGGCAGGACGTCACTCCGTCGACACGGGGCTATCAACATTTTCGGGAGACTCCGTGA
- a CDS encoding MFS transporter, with translation MTRSNVRRRLALAWWWQLFLTLAPLVVVNGFFGRNEAIIPVLAMPIFIAGIASMFVSLRFFGAYKRALIATEKSLNSPEEPAAWIELAARRRTAFLAAGLPAWISALAVFVGLEAVPLFLLAFSSVVLLYLYRIPRQLG, from the coding sequence GTGACGCGCAGTAATGTGCGTCGTCGCCTGGCACTGGCCTGGTGGTGGCAACTGTTCCTGACGCTGGCGCCGCTGGTGGTGGTCAACGGGTTTTTCGGCCGCAACGAAGCCATTATTCCGGTGTTGGCAATGCCGATTTTTATTGCCGGCATCGCATCGATGTTTGTCAGTTTGCGCTTCTTTGGCGCCTACAAACGCGCCTTGATCGCCACAGAAAAATCCCTGAATAGCCCTGAAGAACCTGCTGCCTGGATCGAACTCGCCGCCCGTCGTCGCACCGCATTTCTTGCTGCCGGCCTGCCGGCATGGATCTCCGCCTTGGCAGTATTCGTCGGGCTGGAGGCGGTGCCGTTGTTCCTGCTGGCGTTTTCCAGCGTGGTGCTGCTGTACCTCTATCGCATCCCCCGCCAATTGGGCTGA
- a CDS encoding cobalamin-binding protein: protein MNRLFACLLLAFVSPAQAVERVVSLAPSLTEIVVELGASDLLVGVLDGGERPPEVAGLPSVGRYGQLEMERLLSLKPDLLLLWPGSVGVAQRTQLTHLGIPTYTVEPQSLDQLAAQFEHVAAQLGRAEAGQRMAQVFSTRLNALRQRYRREVPLRVFYQVWDRPLYTVGGGQIISDALKVCGGENVFADLPLAAPQISLESVLQRNPDVILASSTAQLDAWRVWPQIAAVAHGQLLQIPDNGLERPSGQMLDAIEKLCESMALYTNGTKR from the coding sequence ATGAACCGGCTCTTCGCTTGCCTGCTGCTGGCGTTCGTCAGTCCGGCACAGGCTGTCGAACGTGTGGTCAGCCTCGCACCATCACTCACTGAAATCGTTGTCGAACTGGGCGCAAGCGACCTGCTGGTCGGCGTGCTCGATGGCGGCGAACGTCCGCCCGAGGTGGCCGGGCTGCCATCAGTCGGTCGCTACGGCCAGTTGGAAATGGAGCGTCTGCTCAGCCTCAAGCCTGATTTGTTGTTGCTCTGGCCCGGCAGTGTCGGGGTTGCCCAGCGCACGCAATTAACGCACCTGGGTATCCCGACCTATACCGTCGAACCGCAAAGTCTCGACCAGTTGGCGGCTCAGTTTGAGCACGTCGCGGCGCAGTTGGGGCGCGCGGAAGCCGGACAACGAATGGCTCAGGTGTTCAGCACCCGGTTGAACGCACTGCGTCAGCGTTACCGACGAGAGGTGCCGTTGCGGGTGTTCTACCAAGTGTGGGATCGCCCGCTGTACACCGTTGGCGGCGGGCAGATCATCAGCGATGCGCTGAAGGTGTGCGGGGGTGAAAACGTGTTCGCCGACCTGCCGCTGGCGGCACCGCAGATCAGCCTGGAGTCGGTGTTGCAACGCAATCCCGATGTCATCCTGGCAAGCAGCACCGCACAGCTCGATGCCTGGCGCGTGTGGCCGCAGATCGCAGCCGTTGCTCATGGGCAACTGTTACAGATTCCGGACAACGGCCTGGAGCGACCCAGCGGGCAGATGCTCGATGCCATCGAAAAGCTTTGCGAAAGCATGGCGCTCTACACCAACGGAACCAAGCGCTGA
- a CDS encoding exodeoxyribonuclease VII small subunit has translation MARKKAAPDFEQSLADLQTLVERLENGELSLEDSLTAFEQGIRLTRDCQGALAQAEQKVQVLLERDGELTEEPFDEDQPE, from the coding sequence ATGGCCCGCAAGAAAGCTGCACCGGATTTCGAACAGTCCCTCGCTGATCTGCAAACGCTGGTTGAGCGCCTGGAGAACGGCGAGCTGTCGTTGGAGGATTCGTTGACCGCCTTCGAACAAGGTATCCGCCTGACCCGCGACTGCCAGGGCGCCTTGGCGCAGGCCGAGCAGAAGGTGCAGGTATTGCTCGAACGCGACGGCGAACTGACTGAAGAGCCCTTCGACGAGGATCAGCCAGAATGA